A region of Saccharococcus thermophilus DNA encodes the following proteins:
- a CDS encoding YjcZ family sporulation protein: protein MGAGFALIVVLFILLILIGCSCMIY from the coding sequence ATGGGTGCTGGCTTTGCATTAATCGTCGTTCTGTTCATCTTATTAATCCTTATTGGTTGTAGTTGTATGATTTATTAA
- a CDS encoding IS256 family transposase, protein MSKRSIPNVDWANQLESVIRQFVKEKLELIMREEIKHFLEIEQAGTPNMRNGYYQRNLDTQYGRIEGLLVPRDRNGEFQTQLFAPYQRHTGWLEEAIIRMYQSGMSTREIGKFIERILGNAYSPATISRITDVVKEDIEKWHHRPLSKRYSVLYLDGLYVKLRRDTVEKEVIYVVLGVNEEGYREILDFFVGGQESAYGWQEILQHLYQRGVKEVLLGVFDGLPGLEEAFKAVYPKADVQRCVVHKVRNTLSRVRKKDQFEVAEDLKLIYRAPNKEMALQMFQQFESKWSSKYPREVQSWANELDVLLTFMDYPSSIRSVIYTTNVIERTIKEIRKRLKPMNSLSSLEAAEKVVYLTIQDFNEKWAGRKLRGFAEAQEALQRMFEERYC, encoded by the coding sequence TGATTATGCGGGAAGAAATCAAACATTTCCTCGAAATCGAACAGGCTGGAACGCCGAATATGAGAAACGGCTACTATCAGCGAAATCTAGATACGCAATATGGCCGGATTGAGGGTCTTTTGGTTCCAAGAGACCGAAACGGGGAATTTCAAACACAGTTGTTTGCCCCTTATCAACGCCACACCGGCTGGCTGGAGGAAGCCATCATTAGGATGTATCAAAGTGGCATGAGTACACGGGAAATTGGCAAGTTTATCGAACGAATTCTAGGAAATGCTTATTCTCCAGCGACGATCAGCCGTATTACCGATGTCGTGAAAGAAGACATCGAGAAATGGCACCATCGTCCACTATCCAAACGTTATTCTGTCTTATATTTGGACGGCTTGTACGTGAAACTTCGCCGCGATACGGTAGAGAAAGAAGTCATTTATGTGGTGTTAGGAGTGAATGAAGAAGGGTATCGAGAAATTCTGGATTTCTTCGTGGGAGGACAAGAAAGCGCCTATGGATGGCAGGAAATTCTTCAACACCTCTACCAAAGAGGCGTCAAGGAAGTGCTTCTTGGCGTCTTCGATGGCCTTCCGGGGCTGGAGGAAGCCTTTAAGGCGGTGTATCCGAAAGCCGATGTGCAGCGCTGTGTCGTGCACAAAGTCCGCAACACCCTCAGCCGTGTTCGGAAAAAAGACCAATTCGAAGTGGCCGAGGATCTCAAGCTGATTTATCGCGCGCCGAATAAGGAGATGGCGTTACAAATGTTTCAACAGTTTGAGTCGAAATGGTCCAGCAAATATCCAAGAGAAGTTCAATCTTGGGCCAATGAGTTGGATGTCCTCCTTACATTTATGGATTATCCAAGCAGTATTCGAAGTGTGATTTACACGACGAATGTCATCGAACGAACGATCAAAGAGATTCGGAAACGTCTAAAGCCGATGAACAGTTTGAGCAGTTTAGAAGCCGCGGAAAAAGTCGTGTATTTGACCATCCAAGATTTTAATGAGAAATGGGCAGGGCGAAAGTTAAGAGGATTTGCCGAAGCGCAGGAAGCCCTTCAACGAATGTTTGAAGAACGTTATTGTTAA
- a CDS encoding multicopper oxidase family protein — protein MILSKFVDELPIPPILKPRWKDQFHTYYEVNMTEFKQSLHSELNDTTVWGYEGSYPGPTIEVESGEKVFIKWINNLPDKHLLPVDYTVHGAHVDVPEVRTVVHVHGASVEWESDGYPEAWFTKGFKQVGPYFRKQIYRYDNYDRACTLWYHDHALGITRLNVYAGLAGFYLIRDHRERLLNLPSGKYDIPLMIQDKTFNKDGSLYYPKQPQKPVPELETSIVPEFIGDTILVNGKVWPYLKVEPRKYRFRLLNASNTRFYRLKLDSGQLFYQIGTDGGLMQHPIGVKEITLAPAERADVIIDFTNLEGKNIIMTNDAPAPFPTGDPPDENTGTVMQFRVTLPLSNIDTSVIPSYMGPLPKIKEQSASKIRYLTLNDNMDKYGREFMLLDNKQWDAPITENPKLGSTEIWYLINLTTATHPIHLHLIDFQILDRRDFDVEKFKKERIIQYTGPAIPPEPQERGWKDTVRANPNQVTRIIMKFGPYTGLYVWHCHILEHEDYEMMRPYIVIR, from the coding sequence ATGATTCTCTCTAAATTTGTAGATGAGCTCCCCATTCCCCCTATTTTAAAACCTCGATGGAAAGATCAGTTTCATACTTATTATGAAGTGAATATGACGGAATTTAAGCAATCACTCCATAGTGAGTTAAATGATACAACTGTATGGGGCTATGAAGGCAGCTATCCAGGACCTACAATTGAAGTAGAGAGCGGAGAAAAAGTGTTTATTAAATGGATCAACAATCTTCCAGATAAGCATCTTTTGCCGGTAGACTATACGGTGCATGGTGCCCATGTGGATGTACCGGAAGTGCGAACGGTGGTACACGTACATGGCGCTAGTGTTGAATGGGAAAGCGATGGCTACCCGGAGGCTTGGTTTACAAAGGGATTCAAACAAGTCGGTCCATATTTTAGAAAGCAAATATATCGATATGATAATTACGATCGAGCTTGCACCCTCTGGTATCATGACCATGCGCTCGGCATCACGAGGCTCAATGTGTATGCTGGATTGGCAGGATTCTATCTTATCAGAGATCATCGGGAACGTTTATTGAATTTACCAAGTGGGAAATATGATATCCCTCTTATGATACAAGACAAGACTTTTAATAAAGATGGTTCTCTTTATTACCCGAAGCAACCACAAAAACCAGTCCCGGAATTAGAAACGTCGATAGTTCCTGAATTTATTGGGGATACCATCTTGGTGAACGGAAAAGTATGGCCGTATCTAAAAGTGGAACCCCGTAAATATCGATTCAGGCTGCTAAATGCATCTAACACCCGTTTCTATAGGCTAAAGCTTGATTCGGGACAACTTTTTTATCAAATCGGGACGGATGGAGGATTAATGCAACACCCGATAGGAGTCAAAGAAATTACGTTGGCACCTGCAGAACGAGCAGATGTGATCATTGATTTTACCAATCTTGAGGGCAAGAATATTATTATGACAAATGATGCCCCCGCTCCTTTTCCAACCGGAGATCCGCCAGATGAAAATACAGGTACTGTGATGCAGTTTAGAGTGACTCTTCCTCTTTCAAATATTGATACGAGTGTTATACCGTCTTATATGGGGCCTCTTCCAAAAATAAAAGAACAGTCAGCTTCAAAGATACGATACCTAACATTAAATGATAATATGGATAAGTACGGTCGTGAATTCATGCTATTGGATAATAAACAGTGGGATGCCCCCATAACAGAAAATCCAAAATTGGGATCAACCGAAATATGGTATTTAATTAACTTAACTACGGCTACACACCCTATTCATCTTCACTTAATTGATTTTCAAATATTAGACCGGAGAGATTTCGATGTAGAAAAGTTTAAAAAGGAGAGAATTATCCAGTATACGGGTCCGGCGATTCCTCCCGAACCGCAAGAACGAGGATGGAAGGATACAGTAAGAGCTAATCCTAACCAGGTAACTCGAATTATCATGAAGTTTGGTCCTTATACAGGGTTGTATGTATGGCACTGTCATATCTTGGAGCACGAGGATTATGAGATGATGAGACCGTATATTGTTATCCGATAA